Proteins co-encoded in one Hyla sarda isolate aHylSar1 chromosome 4, aHylSar1.hap1, whole genome shotgun sequence genomic window:
- the LOC130367403 gene encoding beta-1,3-galactosyl-O-glycosyl-glycoprotein beta-1,6-N-acetylglucosaminyltransferase 3-like, with protein MVLRGLFRIAVLQRLSLVFVTGLLLHYIVNEILKSLNDIRTKRLQETLVNVCQTFPELDCLKVIKADREALLKAQLYNLQSKKERISLTEEYYLNITQDCAKFRTTRKYIYFALSKEEEEFPIAYSMVIHENIEMFERLLRAIYAPQNIYCIHVDKKSPEIFKESVRTVASCFDNVFVASKLEKVVYSSWSRVQADLNCMEDLLKSIVKWKYLLNTCGTDFPLKTNSEIVTALKLLNGKNNMESMKTPQVKMVRWLFHHEVLTYVRRTNFQKSPPPINVPMFSGGAYIVLSRDFVKHIFESPNIQEFIKWEKDTYSPDEHFWATVNRMPEVPGAIPYHEKYDVSDLNSISRVVKWSYEEGDVYKGALYPPCTGIHRRMICIYGSGDLNWLLKQHHLFANKFDPAVDDIAIQCLEKYLRYKALVRKDI; from the coding sequence ATGGTTCTTCGTGGTCTTTTTCGGATTGCTGTCTTGCAACGTCTGTCTCTGGTTTTTGTTACAGGTCTCCTGCTACACTACATCGTGAATGAAATATTGAAAAGCCTGAATGATATCAGGACTAAGCGACTGCAAGAAACTCTGGTAAATGTATGCCAGACTTTTCCTGAACTTGACTGCCTGAAAGTTATCAAGGCTGACAGAGAAGCTCTACTAAAAGCACAGTTGTACAATTTACAGTCCAAGAAGGAAAGGATATCTTTAACTGAAGAATATTATCTGAATATAACTCAAGACTGTGCAAAGTTTAGAACCACcagaaaatatatttattttgcgCTGAGTAAGGAAGAAGAAGAATTTCCCATTGCCTATTCTATGGTGATTCATGAGAATATTGAGATGTTTGAGAGACTTTTAAGAGCAATATATGCCCCTCAGAATATTTACTGCATTCATGTGGACAAAAAGTCTCCAGAGATCTTTAAGGAGTCAGTAAGAACCGTTGCCTCATGCTTCGATAATGTCTTTGTAGCCTCTAAGTTGGAGAAGGTAGTCTATTCTTCATGGTCTAGAGTACAAGCTGATCTCAACTGTATGGAGGATCTGCTGAAAAGCATTGTTAAGTGGAAGTATCTACTAAATACCTGTGGAACAGATTTTCCTCTTAAGACAAATTCTGAGATTGTGACAGCCCTTAAGttattaaatggaaaaaataatatgGAATCCATGAAAACCCCACAGGTCAAAATGGTAAGATGGCTTTTTCACCATGAAGTATTGACCTATGTCAGAAGAACCAATTTTCAGAAGAGTCCACCTCCCATCAATGTGCCAATGTTTTCTGGTGGTGCTTACATTGTCCTTTCTAGAGATTTTGTAAAACACATATTTGAAAGCCCAAATATACAAGAATTCATTAAGTGGGAAAAGGACACATACAGCCCGGATGAACATTTTTGGGCAACAGTTAACCGTATGCCTGAAGTCCCTGGTGCCATTCCTTATCATGAAAAATATGATGTTTCAGACCTGAATTCTATTTCAAGGGTGGTGAAATGGTCATATGAGGAAGGGGATGTGTACAAAGGTGCGTTATACCCCCCATGCACAGGAATCCATCGGCGTATGATTTGTATCTATGGATCTGGAGATTTGAATTGGTTGTTAAAACAACATCATCTCTTTGCCAACAAATTTGACCCAGCAGTGGATGATATAGCAATACAATGTCTGGAAAAGTATCTTAGGTATAAGGCTTTAGTTAGGAAAGATATATAA